TAAAATACTGAACCGCTTTTCTCACGTAACCGCCCAACTTTTCATCCGCCTTTCAGGACCATCTCATCAACAGGGCAGGAGGGACTCGAACCCCCAACCGACGGTTTTGGAGACCGCTGCTCTGCCAAATTGAGCTACTGCCCTAACTACTCAATAATTCCCGTAACGACACCCGCGCCCACCGTCTTGCCGCCCTCGCGGATTGCAAAACGCAACTGCTCATCCATCGCCACCGGCGCTATCAACTCCACCTCCATGTTCACATTGTCGCCCGGCATCACCATCTCCACCCCTTCGGGTAACTTCACCGAACCTGTAACATCCGTCGTCCTGAAGTAAAACTGCGGACGGTAACCGGGGAAAAACGGCG
The window above is part of the Candidatus Dadabacteria bacterium genome. Proteins encoded here:
- the tuf gene encoding elongation factor Tu (EF-Tu; promotes GTP-dependent binding of aminoacyl-tRNA to the A-site of ribosomes during protein biosynthesis; when the tRNA anticodon matches the mRNA codon, GTP hydrolysis results; the inactive EF-Tu-GDP leaves the ribosome and release of GDP is promoted by elongation factor Ts; many prokaryotes have two copies of the gene encoding EF-Tu): PFFPGYRPQFYFRTTDVTGSVKLPEGVEMVMPGDNVNMEVELIAPVAMDEQLRFAIREGGKTVGAGVVTGIIE